A window of Tripterygium wilfordii isolate XIE 37 chromosome 7, ASM1340144v1, whole genome shotgun sequence contains these coding sequences:
- the LOC120002751 gene encoding protein IRX15-LIKE-like yields the protein MKNNVNTKLILLHPSIHKSNGGGGLSSHRLWFFFLIIFFTLAFAVTLFTTSIPISPTTSSAERASLSTPLPPSVAAALLHYAATVNATDRMTAAELSVIAGVIHRCSPCNLLAFGLTHESLLWKSLNFHGRTIFLDENEYWVSKFEREHPGIEAYDVQYTTKVREMPELLLIARSQVKTECRPVQNLLFSDCKVGINDLPNHIYDVAWNVIVVDGPSGFSPKSPGRMSAIFTAGVLARSKKGGHKTTHVFVHDFGREVERVCSEEFLCEENWVETVDSLGHFVLKRMVERNSFQFCKNTTSLHSLSSSIRNEDEDDE from the coding sequence atgaagaacaacGTGAACACGAAGCTCATACTTCTACACCCTTCAATCCACAAATCAAATGGAGGAGGAGGTCTCTCTTCACACCGTCTCTGGTTCTTCTTTCTCATCATATTTTTCACATTAGCCTTCGCTGTCACTCTGTTTACCACTTCAATCCCAATCTCCCCCACTACTTCCTCCGCCGAAAGAGCTTCCCTTTCCACCCCTCTACCTCCCTCCGTCGCAGCCGCACTTCTGCACTACGCCGCCACTGTCAACGCCACCGACAGGATGACGGCCGCGGAGCTTTCCGTTATTGCTGGAGTCATCCACCGTTGCTCGCCCTGCAATTTGCTAGCTTTTGGACTCACTCACGAGAGTCTTCTATGGAAATCGTTGAATTTCCATGGACGCACGATCTTCCTCGACGAGAACGAGTACTGGGTCTCGAAGTTCGAGCGAGAGCATCCGGGAATTGAGGCCTACGATGTTCAATACACCACCAAAGTTCGCGAGATGCCGGAGCTTCTTTTGATTGCGAGATCACAAGTGAAAACGGAGTGCAGACCCGTACAGAACCTCTTGTTCTCGGATTGCAAAGTGGGGATCAACGATTTGCCGAATCACATATACGACGTCGCTTGGAATGTGATTGTGGTGGACGGGCCAAGTGGGTTTTCCCCGAAGTCGCCGGGAAGAATGTCGGCGATATTCACGGCGGGAGTTCTGGCTAGGAGCAAGAAGGGTGGGCACAAGACGACGCATGTGTTTGTGCACGATTTTGGTAGAGAAGTGGAGAGAGTCTGCAGTGAAGAGTTCCTGTGCGAGGAAAATTGGGTGGAGACTGTAGATTCATTGGGGCATTTTGTGCTGAAAAGAATGGTGGAGCGTAatagttttcaattttgtaaGAATACGACGTCGTTACATTCATTGTCATCATCTATACGCAAtgaagatgaggatgatgagtga